The proteins below are encoded in one region of Gammaproteobacteria bacterium:
- a CDS encoding PAS domain-containing protein → MDPMTNTASLRAAFDSLAPCNPAVQGMPESSEEAKILTDVAGRIEYMNLAAEQLLGVRFEQTRGRPLNTRGLPYTEFFNLIDELSHDSLNKLISECIAGDEPISLGNKVALVNGDGEQVPIGGSISPMRVEGFGTVGTIMAFRDATATRLMVGRIFDGDANLSAR, encoded by the coding sequence ATGGACCCAATGACCAATACCGCCAGTTTACGCGCTGCATTCGATTCGTTGGCACCATGTAACCCTGCTGTCCAGGGTATGCCGGAATCGAGTGAGGAAGCCAAGATTCTGACCGACGTGGCTGGCCGGATAGAGTATATGAATCTTGCCGCCGAACAACTTTTAGGTGTTCGTTTCGAACAGACGCGCGGCCGCCCACTTAATACGCGTGGCTTGCCTTATACCGAGTTTTTCAATCTGATCGACGAGTTGAGCCACGACTCGCTCAATAAGCTGATCAGCGAGTGCATTGCGGGTGACGAGCCAATCTCGCTGGGCAACAAGGTCGCGCTCGTGAATGGCGACGGCGAACAGGTGCCAATCGGTGGATCGATTTCGCCAATGCGCGTCGAGGGCTTCGGCACAGTAGGTACGATAATGGCGTTTCGGGACGCAACTGCCACACGGCTTATGGTGGGCCGGATTTTCGATGGAGACGCCAATCTAAGCGCACGTTGA